In Candidatus Methylomirabilota bacterium, the sequence GACCTCGTGCCCGACGTTCCCGTCGACGACGATGATGCCGCCCTGCATGCCGTACTTACTGCCACGATACGAAGCCCCGGCACGGTGCCGGGCATTCCCTTTGACGTGAATCAGCCCGCCCTGCATTTCGACGCCCAGGAAGTCGTCGGCATTGCCGTCAATGAGGATCTCGCCGCCCCGCATATACGAACCGGCGTGCATCCCGACATCGCCGTGGACCGTGATGCGACCACGGGTCATGCCCGAGCCGATCCACTTGACCCGCCCCGCGCCGCCTTCGATGACGATCTCATCCGACCGCTCCCCCTCTACCCTGAAGAAATCGGCAAGCCGGTGCGTCTCATTCCCTAACGCCACAGGCATCGCCTCGATTTCCGCCTGCGCCCGCTCGGCGAAGAGATCGGGGCAGATCGTCTCGGCCTCGAGTGGTATGTTTGTGGGGATCTCTTGCATATGAAGTACGACTGGTGACATATGACCCTCGCGTATTAATTGTAGGGGCGCTGCTTGCTGCGCCCTCCTTGGGCAGAGCAAGCCCTGCCCCTACTAAACGGCCAATAACTGAGAACCCGATCAGCCCGCCAGCAACTGGTGCAGGTGAAAGTGATGTTTGCCCAACTTGCCGCCGTAGTTACCGGCGGAGATCTTCACGACGCCTGGACCGCATGCAGCCCGGATGCCGACCCGCATCGCCTCTCCCACCGCCTCCGGCGTCAGGCCGTCGACGACGATTTCGAGTACCGCCCCGACGCCCTCCGGCAGTTCGCTCTTGACCGCGCCTCGCAGCGATGGGCAGAAGGCCGTATTGCTGGAGGCGTTCAGGAACTTGTAGCGCGAGCCGACCTTGCTGCCGGATCTGACGACGCCGCCAGGAAACGGCATGATGACGCCAGGTACCTTCCGCATCGCCTCAATCGCCCGCTCGGCGGCCTGCAGCGTGACCGACAGCTCACTCCCCAACAGCAGGAAGTTGCCGCCGCCTACACCCTTTTGCACGCCGAACCGGTCTTCCACAATGAACTCGCCGTCCATCACGGGAATCCGCCAGAACCGCCGAGGGCCGCTTCCGTTGCCGAACATCCGCGGCTCGAAGCGCTTGCTGATCTGAAACCCATCGCCGAAAAATTTGAGCTTCCCCCCGATTGACAGACGGTCTTCGGCCTCCAGATCGTTATAACAGGCCGACGTCGGGGCCGTCATGACGCACTGGCCGATTCGGTTGATAAGCTGTTCCTGCACCGCCTTTTTCGACGTGGCGAACAGCATCACACTTACGCCGGGGCGGTCGTCGGGCGTCTCAGTCGCCTCGGTTCCAATTGCCACCTCACAGCCGCAGCCGATGACTGAGGTGCCGAAACCGGCCATGCTGCGGGCCGCCTCCATGGCCCACCCCTTGCTGCACGCAGTGATGAGCACCCGGCTCGCATACATGCCGAATGCCTCTGCATAGGTCTCGTCGATGCAAACGCCATTGATCTCCATTGCGTCTCCGTCAGCTCACCATCAGGATCATCGAGCCGTCCCCAGGGGAATCGCCTCCCGATAGGGGATATCCTCGATATCGATCGGGAAATTCTGGTACCGGATCGTATAGAAGTTTTCGAATTCGGTCTTGAAGCTTGGGTCCATCTCGCCCACATCCGGCGGGATGACGAACAGGGTCTTGCCGTCTGGACTGGCCACGATCTCGCCGTCCCGCAGCACCGTCTCGCCGCCCTTGATGGTATAGACAGGATGTTCGAACATCTGCTCCCGGTCGGTATCCTTGGCGTAGATGGTGATATCGGCATCGGCCCCGACCCCCAGGTGGCCCTTATGATGAAGTCCCAGCGCCCTCGCTGGGCCGGCCCTGGAGATGATGGCGATCTCCGACAGGCTGTATTCGCGGTCGAGGCTCGACAGGATCGTCTCGGACGCCACGCGCTTATGCACACGCTTCAGCATCTCGTCCCGGAACGGCTTGTCCATGAGCAGTCGAATGATCCATGGATAGAGGTAGAAGGGGCCGCCGTTGGGATGATCGGTAGAGAGAAAGACCCGCCACGGATCACGGATCAGGAGGAACAGCTCCAATCCGATCGCCCATTGCAGGGCATTCACAAAGTTGTTTTCGCGATAGGTATAGGGGACGATCCCGCACCCGGTCTCGATCTCTACGTCCTGGTTGTACCATTTGTTCTTGCTGAGCTTGTACAGCCGGTACTGCCAGGGTCCGTCCGCCGTGATGGTGGTGGCGTCGCCAAAAACCACCTGGCCAATATCCGTCGTGATGTTGGGATGGGTGTTGATGTACTCGGCAATTTCAGGAGCCTTTGAGCAGAAGCCGCCCCAGTTTTCGCCGCCGTAGCTGTGGAACTGGGCGTGCGCCACATGGAGTCGGCTACCCTCCAGTGTCCGCATCGTATCCAGGGTCGTCAGATAGTTGTTCGGCGTACCCAGGCGATTGGCGTGCAGGTGGATCGAGTGGGGCAGGCCGAGACTTTCGTTGACCGAGGCGAGCGTCTGCAGGATCTGGCGCGGTGTCACATCGAAGTAGTGGACCTTGTCGTCCAGGGTCTCGACGTCCTTGCCGTACTTCCACTGCTCGACCCCTCCTGGGTTGACCAGCTTGACGCCGTATGCCTTCAACGACCGGAGGAGCCAAGCGACGTAGCGCTTGACCTTGTCCAGTTCGCCCGCCTTGATGAACTTCAGGATAAACTCGTTGCTTCCAAGCTCAATGTATAACCCTTTATCGACGATCGGGATGTCGATCAGCTCTTCATGGGTATGTCGAACCCCAATGGGCGCGTTGGCGCCCTCCATGACCGTGGTGTAGCCCATCTGGGCGTAGAGGTACCCCGTTGCAAAGGTCGAGGGAACGGTCGAGCCCACACCGGATCGTATACCGGCACCGGGCTTCGCGTTGAATAGCATGTGCCGGTGGTCCTCTGGCCTGAACCCGCGGGCCGCGTTGACCGCCGGACTCGCGATGTGGGTATGGATATCGACGCCGCCAGGCATCACTACCAGGTTGCCGGCGTCGATCACCTCGGCAGGCCCGGTGCAGGACTCGACGACCTTTCCATCCTCGACACAGATCTCTTTTACCGTACCGTTAATCCCGTTGGCCGGGTCGTACACCTCGCCGCCGACGATTCGTAATGAGCGTGCCATATCGATTGTCCTCAGCCTCTGCCTGCCGGGGCGGGAGCACCGTTGCCGGCGCGACTCTTTATCGCCTTGATCTTTGCGATAATGCGCTCAAGGATCTCCCGATCCGATGGATAGGGTGAATCAACGACCTTTTTGAACATCAGGGGGATATGGTCCATTCTGTACGCCATGCCGCCGGCGGCAATGGCGCCCTGCGCCGCTGGAATAACGATATCGGCGACTCTGGTCGTATCGCTCTCTTTGGGATCGATGGCGATCAGCGGGATCGATTTTAGGTGCTCCGCCATCCCCCCGGGAAAGTTGCCGATGGCGTCGCCGGCAATAATCAGTGCCGCATCAACCTCTTTGCGGGCCAACATATCGACGACCGAAAATTCGCCGGGATTGAATCGCGGATAGCCGCGACTCATGTTGACATGGAAGGGAAAGCCCGTCTGCCAAGTCAGCACCTGCGCCATCCCCACCACGTTGCCGTGACCTCTCATGGCCGCGCACGAAAACTTGGTGAACTGGTTCAGGTCCTGGGCGAGCTTGAGCAGCGCCACAAGATTCAGATACTTGCCCCTGGTCTGGGTCAGACCCATCCCCCAATAGACGATCCCGAACTTGGCGCTCTTCATCTTCTCAACCAGCGCCTTCAACTCATCGATCGGGATGCCCCCAACCTCGGTCACCGGCAACTCGTGACCCTTTACCAGCGCCCGGAGCGCCGAGATGACCTCGTAATCCGAGTTCGGTTTCATCTGGATAAAGGCGTCGGCGATGCGCGTGGTCGGCGTCGGCCTGACGTCGACCTGAATGACCATCCGGTCCTTCTTCCCCTTTGGGGTAAACATCCCCTTGACGGTCACCGAGTAGCGGATGGCGTGCCGCGGGTGCGCCTCGGCCGGATTACACCCCCAGAAGATCACCAGATCGGCCCGGTTCTTCGTCTCTCCAGATGTGCAGGTGGGGATGCCGACGGTCATCACCGCCTGGTAGCTGGGCGCGTGACAGACCGAAGAGGTATGATCGATATTGGCGCCGATCAGATCGGCCAGCTCAATCGATTTGCGCTGGGCGCCCAGTTCGGTCGAATCGAGTCCATAGATGAGGGGATATTTGGCCTTGGCGAGAACCTCCGCCGCCGCGTCGATACACTCATCAACGGTGGCCGGTTTGCCATACAGTCTCGGGGTCGACAACCCTTCCAGATGATGGAGGAAGGTGTCTTTCCCGAGGGTACAGGCGTTCTTGACCTCGGTGATCTTTCCGTTCTCGACCTTGACCTCAAGATCGTCACAGGTCACCCCGCAATAGGGGCAGACGACCCCCGTCATCACATACGGTTCTTTTTTTGTAGCCGGTTCTTGTACGGCAACGCTCTCAGCCATGGCGCTTCACCTCCACCGTAATCCCCTTGGAGTCAGGCATCCCCGTCGCCTGGGTATCGGAACCGATCAGGGCATTGCTCAACTCTCCATACGGTATAAAGACGATTCCCTGCGGGATATCGGTCTTTTTCAATTTGACGACGATCGAACCGTAGCTCGATGTGACCTGCGCCTGACCCCCATCCTGCAGACCCAGGGCGTCCATATCCTTGAGGTTCATCTGCAAGGTCGACACCTCTTCCCGGTACTCTTCCGCTTCCTTGCCGAGATGGAGCGATTTGCCCTGCTTGGTCGATCGACCGGTAATCAGAACGAACTGTGTGTCAGGCACCTGATTCTTACTCCTATGTTATAATCTTATCACAGAATCGCTACCATTAAAGGGATCTGCTCAGGCGTAGAGACTGAAGGCTGAAGGCTATACTGGCGCCTCAGCCGGCCAGCCGTCTCTGCGCGATCTCCAGGGCGTGATTCTCGTCAAGCATCACAAACTTCTCGGAGGTCCGGATCGTCTCGAGCATCTCGATCTCGACATCGTATTTCAGGACGCCGACCGCCAGCGCACCGACCCCCTTAATGCCCGGTACGACCTCTTTCAGGTCATCATTCGGCGCCAGGTTGAAGATGCCGGTCGGAGGAACCGCGTTCACGTCGGCCACAAGCTTCCCCGACGGCAGCGCCTCCAGAACCGCCTTGGAAATCATCTGGATCCCCGCCTTACCGGTCGTCAGGATCACATCCACGTCGCGCAGGTGCGAGATCTTATCATCGTCCGTCGCCATGGCGGCGCCCTTCACCGTCCCCCCTGTCTTGGCCGACAGTCGCTCCGCCAACTGCTGCACGCCGCTCAGTTGCCGGGAGCCGATAACGACCTCCGCTCCCAGCTTGACACACAGGGTCGCCGCAACAATGCCGACCGGGCCCGTTCCGCCCGGGATGGCCACCCGCTTGCCGCGCAGGCCGCCGACGGCCTTTTCCGCTTTGGCGACCAGCGCCACCGCCGTCGTGTACGACCCTTTAGGATCGATCATCATCGACACCTGAAAGGGGGGGAACATGCTCTTCGCCGCGGCCTGACGGACACGCTCGGCCGAATCGACGTCGTTGCCCCCGATGAACAGCGCGCTGAATTTGGCGCCCTTTGGCCCCCTGGAGAAGATGATGTCCTGCACCAGCAGGACCGCCGACTCCTCATTGACGCTGCCGTATGGAATGACGGCGTGGAAGCCGGCATCATACGCCATATTGATGTCGAACGGACTCGGTTGGGCTTCCGTCGTTAAAAAATAGAGCAGATGCTTTCGCTCGTTCGTCATAGGTCCTCACTCAGCAAAACAAATCAAAGGGGCCGACGGGCGAGAGACCGATCAGGCCTTCACGCTCACCCGGCAACCCCTTCGATATGGGTGATCCGACTCTCTATCTAATCTTACCTCGTATCGATCCCACTACGCAAAGGGATGCTTGACCTTGTCCTTCGCGGCGAGGATGTCACTCATCGACGGCTGCTCGGCCAATGCCCGCGCGATCGACTCCTTGGTCGCCTGATAGTTAAAGTCGAAGATCTTTTTATTGTCGTCGGCTTCCCAGTGAATAAACACGCCGACAACGATCGCCAGATCTTCAGCATCTTTCGCCGGAATAACGCCTTCCGCGACGCTATCCACCACAGCCTTGGCCACAGCGGCCTGGGCCGGGCCGAACATCTGAACCGCCTGTTTTGCCCCTTTAATCGTCACTTTGTTGAACATCACCGTCGCAGGCTTCGCCAGCAAATTCGGCGCCACCACCGCCAGAAGGGCGCTGTGACCCGCAGACTGCTGAGCGAGGCGCTGTGCGAGGACGGCGCCGACCGGACCGTTCTTGGGGCCGATCATCAGGTCAATATGTGCCACCTCGTTGCCGTCACCTACCAATGACTCGCCAACCATGATGTCGCGCATTGCCATTCCTCCTTCTCCTTTCCACCTTGCCGGTTAACGTTCTCAGTTCTTACCCAAACGTCCTATTGGGGCTTAGTCGCAAAGCCTAGATTCTAATTTTAGCAGACCATCGTGTCAAGCTTTTTTAGCTATCCGGAAAGTCTATGAAAATGGGCTATCCTGGTGGAGACCAGGGTGGGAATCGAACCCACATCCGCCCGATTTGCAGTCGGAACGGCATCACGGATTTGAAATCCGCGCCGCACGCCAGCACGGTCGCCTGGTCATTCGCTAGCTATTATCGGCCAAACGAATCCCCGTGAATTGCTACCGCTTCTCGGGCTGAAAGTAGTTCCGGTAACTAATCCGGATATGATCTCGTGGTGTGACGCAGGAACCACCCCTGAGAACCATTTGGTTCGCCATAAACTTACCGTTGTACTCTCCCAGCGCGACCAACCCGCTGAAATCCGACCAGTGTTCTTCTGCGATCTCCTCAATTAAATCATGCATCCGGCGGTCGATCGAGGACCGGTAGTTATAGGTCTCCTTGACCGTCGGGCGTGAGAGGTATCCCCGTCGAGCACGCTCAACTCGCGCGCCGAGAGACTCGTAGTAGGAGTTGAATAGAAAGCCGAACAGCGCATGATAGGGCCGGTAGTTGCGGGAGTATCGCTGCAGAAGAAGCGTTTCGAAGAACCAGGTAGTGTGACCGAGGTGCCATTTGGGCGGACTCACATCGACGATCGGCTGAATAACGTAGTCCTCGATTTCCAGGGGGAGGCAGATCGCTTCTGTCAGTTCGCGGATTTCAATATACTTCTTGAGCAGTCCCGTTCGTTCGTTTACCGTTTCTTTCCTCATTGGTCCTTGCGTGTCCCCTCAGCCTTCGTTCGATCCTGCTGTTGGCTCGTGCCGCACACGCCTGGTATGTTGCTCAACCTACCTCTTTCCGGTTGTCGCGTTCCGTTCCGCACTCCGGTCAGAACGTTCGCGGATGCTTTCTCACGGAATTCTTATAACAGCATTATTCCTATATCTCAAATAGAAAATACCGATATCTAAGGATACCGCTTTTCTATCTCCCACGCGACGCACTGGCCGCACAGGGCAACAGCCCCGAAGGTTAGAGCGGATACTTATCGGTCGACCAGCTTGGGGCGAAACGGCAAGCACTTTCTGCTTGCATACGATTCGCGTATCCGACAAGATGGGGGTGTAGAAATCGAGGCTGGCGAACCCCCTGAGCGGAACCCGTGAGTATGCAGCCTATGCCATTCGTATACACCATAGATGGCACAATGGAGGGGATGTTAATGGAACGAATCGATTGGAGATACCACCGCCCCGGATGAAAGTCCTGCGTCAAGACGCAAGAGTTTCTTGCGAAACATCGTGTCGAGATTGCGTTGCAGGTGGATGCGAAGAAAACAACCCTGAAGGAGAAGGAAGCGCTCGCGCTGATCCGAGAGGTGGACGAGATCTACGCGACGAAGGGGCAGAAAGTTATCCACGTTGACCTGCAGAAGGACAAGCCGGATAAGTCACAGCTCCTGGCGCTCCTGCTGGGGCCAAGCAGGAACCTGCGAGCCCCGACCCTCCGGAAGGGTCGCACGCTCATTGTCGGCTTTGACGCGGCGATTTACGGCAAATTATTTCGTTAACGGCCGTTAGGCATCCAACCGTTGCTTGGGCTCTCGCCAGAGGAGCTGTACCGAAGACTGGCGCACGAGTGGCTCAATGATCGAACGACACGATGTGTCTGTCGCGTGACGCGTCTAAGGGGATTGAACGATCGGCGGGATATTCGAGTACACAATGGTATCAGACACCTCGGCCTTGTAGATGGACGGCGGCGGCGATGGTGGGGACGGAGTCGCCGCCCGCCTGACTGCTTTGATCGGCAGCTCGGTCGCCTGGCGCTCCTGCCGACCGCGCCGGTACAGGCCGAGGACTTTGGTCACGTAGTCCCGGGTCTCTGCATAGGGCGGTACGCCCTTATACCGAAGTACGGCGTTCTCGCCGGCATTGTAGGCGGCTAACGCCAGCGTCACATCTCCCTCAAACAGGTTCAGAAGTTCGCGAAGGTATCTGGCGCCGGCGCCGACATTCTCGTGGGGATCGTAGACATCGCCGACGGAAAAGCGCCAGACGGTCCCCGGCATGAGTTGCATCAGCCCTTGCGCCCCCTTCGGCGAGATCGCCTTACGGTTGAAGTTCGACTCCACCTGGATCACCGCTCGAATCAGGGCCGGATCAAGCTCGTACTCGGCCGCCAGGACATCAATGAGTCCGGATATGTTCGCGGCGGTGAGTTTTGTGGTGGCGGGCAGGACACCAGGCCGGAGCAGCCTGTGTTGCGGCGTTGTCGGCGCATTGGTAAAGTAGACCAGCCCATCCGTGTCGGTCCGGTAATAGATCTCTCCCAACGCCGGTCCCGCCGACAGCAGGATCAAGCCCGCCAGCGCTATTGCGATATGCCATCCCTTTCTCACACCGCCTCCTGATTGGTCGACCGCAATTAAACTTTGTAAAAATATACCAAATCCGGCCGCCGTGTGCAAGCACAATTAGCCCCTCCAGCCAGTCTGCGCCGGACCGGACTCAGTGACCCAGACCGGAAAGCAACTGTTCGGTGACATAAAACAGCAGGACCCCAACGAACACCATGACCGCCATCAGGATCCCTTTCTCACGATTGACCTCCGGCATCAGGTCGGATGCCGCTACATAGATCATGACCCCTGCCGACACGGCCAGCCGATACCCCAGCAGCCCCTCAAGGTACGACGCAAACAGGACGCCAAAGATCGTCGAGAAGGCAAGCGCCACCGATGATGCGACAGCGATCGTACGTGTCCTGCCGGACGCCAGCATGATGGAACCGACCGTAAATCCCTCGGGAATCTTGTGAAGCGCTACCGCCACGAAGATCAAGACCCCCAGCTCCGTGCTGACATGGAAGCCCGATGCGATCGACACCCCATCGAAGAAGGTATGGACCAGCAGACCGGTCAGGGCGAAGAGGCTGACCGCCGGCGCCAGGACCGCCTCTACGTGGGTTTCCTCGCCGAAGTGAAAATGGGGCGCCAGGATATGCTCGGCAAAATGGATGAGCAGATACCCGCCGAGAATCAGCAGGGGCGCGTGCTCGGTCAGGCGCACGCTCTCCGGCACCATCCCAAGGAAGGCGGCCCCCAGCATAAAGCCGGTCCCGAGGGCGAGGAAGTATTTCAGCAGCACCTCGTCCCATCGTCGTTTGATCGTGATCAGCAGTCCGCCGGCCACGTTCGCCGCGGCAGCGGCGCAGCCGAAGGCCAAGCTTATGTAGAACGATTCCATCATCGCCTCATGAAGATAGTGTAAACACGGTACGTTAGCCGTTCACCCTCGCCTTGTCAAAGCAATTTATCCCGGCCTCAACGTATCCGGAGATTCGCTTTGCCCGGATGACAAACGAAGACTATACTTAATGTAGAAAAAACAGCCGATTTATAACCTCAAGGAGGCCCAATGGCGGAGGCGAGCGGAGCGCAGTTCGAGGCATTGGTGCGAATTATGGAGCGATTGCGGGAGGACAACGGGTGCCCGTGGGACCGGGAGCAGACACGGCAGACCCTGAAGCCGTTCCTGATCGAGGAAGCCTATGAAGTGGTGGAGGCGATCGACGAAGAAGACCCCAAACAGATCATGGAGGAGTTGGGTGATCTGCTGTTTCAGGTCATATTTCACGCCCAGGTCGCGGCCGAACAGCGCGAGTTCACCATCGGGCAGGTTTTGGCGGCGATAACGGAGAAGATGGTGCGCCGTCACCCCCATGTCTTCGGCGACGGAACCGCCTCCACGGCCCACGAGGTCCTGGAACAGTGGGAGGAACTGAAGCGCAAGGAGCGTCATGCCGTATCGACGGCCCCCGTATCGGCCCTGGATGGTGTCCCGCGAGAACTCCCCGCTCTCCTGCGCGCTCAACGGCTGCAGGATAAGGCATCGCGGGTCGGGTTTGATTGGCACGAGATCTCCGGAGTCAAGGCAAAGCTTGAAGAGGAGCTTGGCGAGCTGACAGAGGCGATCGAGTCCGCCACGCCGGAGGCGATCGAACAGGAATTGGGAGACGTCCTGTTCAGTCTGGTTAACCTTGCCAGATTCCTGAACCTGAACGCGGAGGAGGCGCTGCGTAAAAGCGTTGTGCGCTTTACGACCAGGTTCCGGTCCATGGAGGAAGCGCTGCGTTGCGATGGTCGTCGCTTCGACGAGATCGGCCTGGAGGAGATGGAGCGGTTGTGGCAGGACGCCAAGCGTCAAGCGCGCACCTCCGACGCATGATATGCTTGACGATCTGCTGTGTTGACCCCTCACCCCAACCCTCTCCGCACCCAGAGGGTACTCGGGGGCGAGGGGGAATTAAATAGTTTTCCTCTCCCCCACCTTGGGGGAGAGGATGAAGGTGAGGGGGGGAAGTACCAATTTTTTCACCCAAGTTGAGTAGGCACATGACCAAACGGCTCGTTGTCTGGTGTACGTTGATCGTGGGCGCGTTGGTATGGTCCGCGATTACCGACGCGAAGACGGAACCTGCGCCTCGGCCGGTTTTGGCGATTCAGATCGAAGGGGTAATCTCACCCAGTACGGCCGATTATATCATCCGTGCCATCAAGCAGGCCGACCGCGAGGTGGCCCAGGCGCTGATTATCGAACTGGACACCCCGGGCGGCCTTGATCTCTCGATGCGCTCCATCATCAAGGAGATGCTGGCCGCCGAGCGCCCCATCATCGTCTATGTCTCGCCGAAAGGCGCCCGCGCCGCGTCCGCCGGCGCCTTTATCACCCTGGCGGCCCACGTGGCGGCCATGGCGCCCGGCACCAATATCGGGGCCGCCCACCCGGTCAATATGGGAGGCCCAATGGACAAAGAGATGACCAAAAAGGTGACCAACGACGCCGCCGCCTATATCCGGACCATCGCCGAGCAGCGCGGCCGGAACGTCCAGTGGGCCGAGGATGCGGTCCGCAAGAGCGTGTCGGCAACCGAGAAGGAGGCGCTCACGCTCAAGATCATCGACCTTGTGGCAGACAGGCTGGACGACCTGCTCGTGGCCCTGGATGGTCGGGAGGTCACGACAGCCGGCGGTACGGTCATCCTGCACACCAAAGGGGTCGAGGTCAGCCGTATCGATATGAGCCTCCGCGATAAGATCCTGAAGGTCATCTCCGATCCGACCATCGCGTACATGCTGTTGATGTTGGGCCTGGCCGGGCTGTACTTCGAGCTGTCGACCCCCGGGGCGATTCTGCCCGGCGTCCTCGGCGGCATCTGCCTGATCCTGGCCTTCTACGCCTTCCAGACCCTGCCCATTAACTACGCCGGGCTGCTCCTGATCCTGCTGGCGATTATTCTGTTCATTGCCGAGATCAAGGTGACCTCGTACGGCATGCTTGCCGTCGGCGGGATCATCGCCATGATCCTCGGTTCGATGATGCTGATCAAGAGCCCGGCGCCGTTCATGCGGATCTCGTTGCCCGCCATTATCCTGACTACCGGGGCAACGGCGGCATTCTTTCTCTTTATCGTGGCCATGGCGCTGCGGGCGCAGCATCAACAGACTACGACCGGCGCCGAAGGACTGATCGGGCAGATCGGCACGGTCAGGACGCCGCTTAAACCGGAGGGAAGCATCTTGGTTGGAGGCGAACTCTGGTCGGCTCGATGCGA encodes:
- a CDS encoding serine protease; protein product: MTKRLVVWCTLIVGALVWSAITDAKTEPAPRPVLAIQIEGVISPSTADYIIRAIKQADREVAQALIIELDTPGGLDLSMRSIIKEMLAAERPIIVYVSPKGARAASAGAFITLAAHVAAMAPGTNIGAAHPVNMGGPMDKEMTKKVTNDAAAYIRTIAEQRGRNVQWAEDAVRKSVSATEKEALTLKIIDLVADRLDDLLVALDGREVTTAGGTVILHTKGVEVSRIDMSLRDKILKVISDPTIAYMLLMLGLAGLYFELSTPGAILPGVLGGICLILAFYAFQTLPINYAGLLLILLAIILFIAEIKVTSYGMLAVGGIIAMILGSMMLIKSPAPFMRISLPAIILTTGATAAFFLFIVAMALRAQHQQTTTGAEGLIGQIGTVRTPLKPEGSILVGGELWSARCEEGAEPGDKVRIRTLKGLLLFVSKDHEAVAVEADAMSTQRQQGGQA